TAGCAACCGTGGGAGCAGGATTCTTTTTTTTCTTCAAAGGGAGCTGTTTTTTTGTCTTCTTTATCTTAAGACTAGAGGGTTTCTTGGCTGATAATGAAGCCCTAGAGTGTTGCGAGGCTTTTACTACCTTCTTTTTTTTATTTTTTGTATTTGCCATAGCGCAATAGTTATAACAAAGTTAGTAATTAATTCAAGTGCCAGCATTCTTGCTCCTGACTAGCTAAGTCTTTTAATTGATTTAAGAGTTGCGCAATTTTCTCTGTCTGCGATTGACCATCAGTTTGGGATTTTTCTAACTCGGCAATTTGATTATTAATCCGACTGATTTCATTTTTAAAATATAGTTGCTTAAGCTCGTTAAGGGAAGTTTCAATTTCCTGTTTCAAATCGCACTTGGTAATGGTAAGAATACCACACTCATTTTCCCCATAAAGCTCTAATTCATCCAGCTGATTGATTAGATTGGTGTCCAATTCTTTATTTACCAGTTCTTGGTGGGAAGCTGTTTGCAGCTCTGGTGCCAAGACAATTTGGTCAATTAATGCTTGCTCCGTTGCGTCAAAAAATAAATGGTATTTTTCTAGCACTCCTATCAAATCTTTTCCGTGATAATCACTTTTTAGAAGCAATGCCAGAGTTCTTTTGGAAAGAATCTCGCGGCGGTCAATAAGCTGGTTACTGCTTAAATTGTACTCCTCAGCTTCTGAATCGGCTTTATCTGCTCTCGGTATAAATTCTGGTTTAATTTTGAGCAACTCGTCTTCTAAAACAGAAAAGTCAATCCCAGTAAAACTAGCTAATTGCGATAACCAATAAGATTTATCTATTAAGTCGGGCAGGTATTTTATTTTGGGCAGGAAATAAGAGGCTACCGCCTTTTTACCATCCAAGCTATTAACATCACCCTTGTGTTGGGCCAAGTTGAAAAAGAATTGCATAACCGGTATTGCTGTTTGGGGCAAAGTTGCTGCAGCCTCCTTATGTTCTCGACTAAAATCAGCCATATCTTTCCCCTCGGGGAGCTCTAAAATGCTCACTTTAAAGCCTTTTTGCAATGCCAGGGCAATACTTCTTTCGTCTGCATTTTGGCCAGCTTCATCCATATCAAAACCCAAGATCAAATTCTCGGAATATTTCTTCAAAATGGCTAATTGATATGCCGTTAAAGCAGTGCCCGAAGAAGCCACTATATTTTTTAATCCATTTTGCCAACCCATCAACATATCCATCTGCCCTTCCACTATCACTATTTGATTGCGAGCGCGCAAATCATTCTTGGTCACATCTAACCCATACAGAATTTTACTTTTATCGTAAACCAACGTTTGCGGAGTATTTACGTATTTACCTACCGCCTTAGGGTCCTTTACTGTTTTTAAAGGCCTTTTATCAAAAATGCGCCCCGTAAAACCCACCGTCCGGCCAAAAGAATCTCTTAAAGGAAACATGATTCTTCCCCTAAAACGGTCATAGATTTTGCCGGAATCGTTACTGTCACTGGCTAAAAGAGCTAAGCCTGTTCCTAAAATATTGCCGGCTTTATATCCCTTTTGAGATAAATATTTTGATAGAGCCTGCCAATCATCTAAAGCGAATCCTATCCCGAATCGATTAATAGTCTCTTGGGTCAGCCCCCTGTCTAAGAGGTAATTTAGAACCTCCTCGTCTTTTTCCAAATTACTAACAAAAAATTTGTTAGCCGCTTCATTAATTTCTAAAAGAGTATTTTGTTCTGACTGTAATTTGGCATCTCGGGGCTTCAGTTCAACGCCAGCTTTGTTAGCCAATATTTTCAGAGCCTCGGGGAATTCTAGGTGTTCCATCTTCATAAGGAAACCGAAGATATCTCCACCAGCTCCGCAACCGAAACAGTGAAAAATTTGTCTAGTAGGAGAAACTATAAACGAAGGAGTTTTTTCACTATGAAAAGGACAAAGCCCCTTATAATTAGCACCAGCCTTAGAAAGCTTTACATACTCTCCAATTATCTGGACTATATCTAATTTATTTTTGATTTCTTCTAATTGGCTATCCATTGTTATTCATTTGCTATTACTATAGAATTCTTTTTCTTTTTGGCTAACTGTAGTCCTTTATTGGCTTTGTTTATTAGTGTTTGGATTGTTTTTTCATCCTTCAAACTAGCCATACCTATAGAGAAAGTAACAGCCTCACCTTTTGACCATTTTTTGATATATGCCTTCATATTCTTGGCCCTCAAATTGTTTATAATAGCTTTAGCGAAATTGGTGACATGGTATTCGGCTAATGTCTTTGCCGTTTTCATGCTAGTAAACGGCAACAAAAGAATAAATTCATCCCCACCCCAACGTCCGAAAATGTCTGTCTGCCTTATATGGTGATGAAAGTAAGTTCCCACGATTTTTAAGACAGCGTCTCCCAGGGCATAACTGTATTTATCATTGTAATGTTTAAAATTATCGACATCAATAAGCATCAAACAAAGATCCCCTGTCTTGTCTGCTTTACGGCGGCTATATTTACGAGCCTGGACAGCCATATTAAATGGCACCTGGCTAAATTTTAAAAAGCCGCGTCTATTGTAGACATCAATAAGAACATCTTGATAAGCTAATTTTTCGAGACGACTAATTTCTTTTTCTAAAATTGCTATTTTTTTATTAGTCAGCACGGTTTGCGATTTTGAAGACATAATTTAGGATTTTTCAAATTATTGGTTAGAGATTATGCCATTGCCAAGGCGTTACATATAGCCTCACTTTTTCTAAATAGCCTTTAAAGGCCGTAAAGGCGCCTAAAAGATTATCCACTGGCAAATTAGTTTTGGGAACCTTGAATTCTATATTTTGACCCTTAAGGTCGAAAGCCAAATCAAAATATGCTTTATTAGCTGAAGCCAAGTCAATAATTCGCACTGATTTTTTTAAATTATTGCTAATAACAATAAGATATTTGGGAGTGTCATTGAAGCTTAAATTGGCGTACTGGGGATAGAAATACAAATATAATCTAGAGCCCAAGGTTATTTTGCCAGTGAAGCCAATGCGAAACAACAAATTGATGTCATTCTTATTATTCTCAACCGAGAAGCTCTTTATGTGAAACCCTTTCCCCAAATAGCCTAAAGCATAATTAGTAGGTAAATTAACAGGCGTATCTATGTCTGTAATGTCACCGCTAGTATTTTCTGGCCAGTTGGGGTCGGCATAGTAGGAATTGGTATCCTTGGTTTGGAAGAAAATTTCATTCTGTCTGATAAAGGACTTTAAAGTAAGACCAGAACGCACTTGGGTTACATACTGCTTAAGTGCTATTTCTTTATTGGCTTCCTCTTCGGCAGTTAAATTAAAATTTTTATAAGTAAAATAATCTTCACTAATATAACTGGGTGGTACCAGATAGCTATAGGGAGAATATCTTAAAGGTTCTGGATAATAGTGCTGGTGAATTAAATAGCTGTAAATTTTTGGTTTAATTGTGAGGGTATTCATAGCCGCACGAGCAAATAAAGCGGCTGCCTGATGGTCTGGATGAACATCCAAGTTAGTGGGCAAGAAGACTTGGGTAGGCTGGTAGGCAGACGCTACTTTGAGCATATCGGTTATTATGGATTTGGCATTATACGACGCTCCTGGTGTTTGGGCAATATCATAGGGAACTTTGTTAGTAGCAGTAATAGGATTTAAAAATGACCGCCCATTCCAATAGCCCTGCCAAATTCTTAAGGTGCCCCCATCGGGATAACCCAAAAAATACAAATCTTCTACTTTCAAGCCCAATATAGAAGTGCCTTTAGTTGCCTCTTGCGACCTTTTCCTGCCTAGCTCTCTGTATTGCAAGGGGGTTAATAAGGCATTCTTTTTGTCTAACCAGGCAGCTATTTCATTGTGGTCCCCTAGGGTGAGGTAAATAACCTTTACCTGAGCACCTTTTTCTTTGGCTCTTTGAATATAACCGCCCATACCCAGTGTTTCATCGTCAGGATGGGGGGCTATGATTAAAATCCTATCATCGGCTCGAGGCTCGTCTATTTGATTTTCCGGTTTTAATATTTGCAGAAGAATAGGCCAATTTTCTAACTTACGGCCAATCAGAATATAGTTGGCTATACCGATGAGAAACAGAAAGCTCACTAAGCCTATAAGAATTTTAAAAAGATTCTGGCTGGCGTTAGCGGTTGTTTTCAGTGCGTGAATAATCATTATTCTTTGCTTTTGTTTAGTTGAAGCTTGTTCGCCAAATTCAACTTCTTCAGAATACTGGAATTGAAGGTGCTTAATAATTTACCTTTTTCCTGGTGCCTTTCAAGGGCTAAATCAATCAGTTCTTTCAAGAGCTCAGAAAAATCTATGCCACTAGCTTTCCAGAGGTGGTGATACAATGTCCCCGGCAAAGGGTTAATTTCATTGGCATAAATTTTACGATTGGCTCTGTCATACAAATAATCTATACGGGCCGTTCCCCAACAACCCAAAAGCTTGTAAATCTTAATGCTCAACTCTTCTATTTTCTTGGCATCTTCAGAGTCAATTTGGGCGGGAATAACCAAATTATGTTTGGCTTTGCCTAACTGGGAACCGCCATCATTTAAATATTTTTCTTCGTAGTTAAAAAAATCGGCATCAAAAAGAGATTCTTGGATAAGAGAGGCCTTGGGATCATTGCCACCCAAAACAGCGCAAGTAAGGTCGGCTAGATTTTTAATCCCTTCCTCCACGACCACTTTGTCGTCATAATGCAAAGCCACATTAATTGCTTCCATTAGTTCTTCATTGTTATTAACCTTGGTGATGCCAATGGAAGAACCCAATCTTGCTGGTTTAACAAAAATGGGAAAATCTAATTTATTAGTAATCTGCTTCATTATTTCTTTCCCCTGCTTATCCCAATCGTAACTCGTAAAGGCAATGAAAGCGGCCGTTTCTATTTTGTTGCCCAAATAGAATTGTTTCGTTAAGGCTTTATCCATGGCAATAGCAGATGAAGTCACATCACACCCCACGTAAGGGATATTAAACATTTCAAATAGTCCTTGAATAGTGCCATCTTCGCCATTTTGACCATGGAGAGCAGGAAAGGCTAGGTCGATAATAATCTTTTTGCCAAAAAGGCCTTTCTTTTTCAAAACCATTTTGCCCTTAGATTCTTCTAGGTCTAATGTATAATTATGAAAATGACTTAAATCATGGTCTGTCTGAAACATTTTGATATTACCAAGAGAATCGCTTATATACCATAAGCCATTCCTGCCGATATAAACAGGAATAACATTATGACCAAGGCCTTTCAGACCGGCAATAATAAACTGAGCAGTAATAATACTGACATCATGCTCAGGGCTGCGACTTCCAAAAAATACTCCAATATTCATATCAAACAAAATATTAAATTACTATAAAATGGCGCCTATTGATAGTTATCGGTCCAGTCATTTTGAAAAATAATGACATCGCCAGGCTTGAGAATATTTTTAATATCCGCATGAGCAGAATCGGTTGAAGGATAAATAGTGAGATTATCTTCGGAAAAACCTTTGTTCAAAAGCCCTGCGCGAATATATTCTGAAACGCTATTTTTGATCAGAATTACCTTATCGGCTACTGGAGCCAAATTTTCGCCTAATTCATGATGAATTTTCTCTGAAGCCTTGCCCATTTCTACTAATCCTGGCGTTAAATAAATTTTACGCCTATCGCTAAAACGTTTCAAGAGTTTGATAGCTTCCCTCGCGCCAGCAGGATTGCCATTATAGCTATCGTCTATAATTAAAACATTTTGGGCCGTTAAGATTGGTTCTAATCGATGAGGTATCGGTTGCAAACGGTTGAAACCTCTCTGAATTTCTGCTACAGAAAGACCCAATTTTAAGGCAATCTCAATGACCCCCATTAAGGTGCCTAAAATATAGTCGCCAATTAGAGCCGTTTTAAAATGGCCAATTAAGTCTTCTCCTTCTGTTTTTGTAAGGTCAAATTCCAACCCTTTGGCATCTGGCAAATAAATTTTATTTTTGATGGCATAAGGAGTGCGAGAAAATTTGCTTTCAGAATAAAAATTAACCTCTCTCTCCCCCACAAATTTTTTGTAATTGTCTAGAATATAATCATTATCAGCATTTAAAAATACCGGAGCCGTTAATTTAGCATTGGTGACAATTTCAAACTTTCCTAAAATAGTGTTCTTAATGGAACCAAATCTCTCCAGATGGCTTTCATTAATACCAGTGAGCACGGCTATATCCGGTTTTGCTATTTGGCAGAGGGTTTTAATATCTCCCACTCTATAAGCCCCCATTTCGGCAATAAGAATTTCAAATGCTGGCCCCAGATCATCTAAAATTAGCCTGGAAAGGCCTATAGGAGTGTTTTTATTCTCGGGGGTGGCGAGAACCCTGTATTTCTCTTCTAAAACCGTTTTAAGAGCCTCCTTAAAGGTAGTTTTGCCATAGCTTCCGGTAATACCAATGATTTTAAGACGAGGGGCTTCCGTTAGTTTAAGCTTCGCCTTGCCAACTATCCTTGACTTAATAGCATGGTCAAAAGGCCAAAAAACAAATACCGCTAAACAAAAAACGAAAGGACAAATGAGAGATAAAAGCTCGCAGAGAACTACTCCTAGAATAATTTTAGCGACTACATTGGCTACTGTCATGGGGCGCAGGATGCTGGCTAAAAAGATAAGAATAAAACCGAAATAAATAACACTAGCTATAACAGTGATCATTTTTAATTTACGAGTCCAGATAATTGGTTGCCGTTTGGCGGTAAGACTTCTGCCTCTGGAATAAAACGCTTTGACGAAGCGTCTTAAATCATAATTTTCTAATTGAAGAAAATAAATGGCTAATAAATAATATTTCCCTAAAAACATATTATTTTACAAATTTCAAAAGGCTATTACAGAATGGCGTAGGACTGTCCAAAAAACTAAAATGTCCTCCCGAAACTATCTCCAGGCTGGAATTTGGAATCAAATTATTCATCCTTTTAGCATATGAAACTGGGGTAGTTTTGTCTTTATCTCCCCAAAAGATCAGGGTAGGTTTATCAATTTTGCTCATATCCGCAGATAAGTCCTCTTTAATTATCT
This DNA window, taken from Candidatus Paceibacterota bacterium, encodes the following:
- the dnaG gene encoding DNA primase, with amino-acid sequence MDSQLEEIKNKLDIVQIIGEYVKLSKAGANYKGLCPFHSEKTPSFIVSPTRQIFHCFGCGAGGDIFGFLMKMEHLEFPEALKILANKAGVELKPRDAKLQSEQNTLLEINEAANKFFVSNLEKDEEVLNYLLDRGLTQETINRFGIGFALDDWQALSKYLSQKGYKAGNILGTGLALLASDSNDSGKIYDRFRGRIMFPLRDSFGRTVGFTGRIFDKRPLKTVKDPKAVGKYVNTPQTLVYDKSKILYGLDVTKNDLRARNQIVIVEGQMDMLMGWQNGLKNIVASSGTALTAYQLAILKKYSENLILGFDMDEAGQNADERSIALALQKGFKVSILELPEGKDMADFSREHKEAAATLPQTAIPVMQFFFNLAQHKGDVNSLDGKKAVASYFLPKIKYLPDLIDKSYWLSQLASFTGIDFSVLEDELLKIKPEFIPRADKADSEAEEYNLSSNQLIDRREILSKRTLALLLKSDYHGKDLIGVLEKYHLFFDATEQALIDQIVLAPELQTASHQELVNKELDTNLINQLDELELYGENECGILTITKCDLKQEIETSLNELKQLYFKNEISRINNQIAELEKSQTDGQSQTEKIAQLLNQLKDLASQEQECWHLN
- a CDS encoding GGDEF domain-containing protein, whose translation is MSSKSQTVLTNKKIAILEKEISRLEKLAYQDVLIDVYNRRGFLKFSQVPFNMAVQARKYSRRKADKTGDLCLMLIDVDNFKHYNDKYSYALGDAVLKIVGTYFHHHIRQTDIFGRWGGDEFILLLPFTSMKTAKTLAEYHVTNFAKAIINNLRAKNMKAYIKKWSKGEAVTFSIGMASLKDEKTIQTLINKANKGLQLAKKKKNSIVIANE
- a CDS encoding PIG-L family deacetylase, translating into MIIHALKTTANASQNLFKILIGLVSFLFLIGIANYILIGRKLENWPILLQILKPENQIDEPRADDRILIIAPHPDDETLGMGGYIQRAKEKGAQVKVIYLTLGDHNEIAAWLDKKNALLTPLQYRELGRKRSQEATKGTSILGLKVEDLYFLGYPDGGTLRIWQGYWNGRSFLNPITATNKVPYDIAQTPGASYNAKSIITDMLKVASAYQPTQVFLPTNLDVHPDHQAAALFARAAMNTLTIKPKIYSYLIHQHYYPEPLRYSPYSYLVPPSYISEDYFTYKNFNLTAEEEANKEIALKQYVTQVRSGLTLKSFIRQNEIFFQTKDTNSYYADPNWPENTSGDITDIDTPVNLPTNYALGYLGKGFHIKSFSVENNKNDINLLFRIGFTGKITLGSRLYLYFYPQYANLSFNDTPKYLIVISNNLKKSVRIIDLASANKAYFDLAFDLKGQNIEFKVPKTNLPVDNLLGAFTAFKGYLEKVRLYVTPWQWHNL
- a CDS encoding D-alanine--D-alanine ligase family protein, encoding MNIGVFFGSRSPEHDVSIITAQFIIAGLKGLGHNVIPVYIGRNGLWYISDSLGNIKMFQTDHDLSHFHNYTLDLEESKGKMVLKKKGLFGKKIIIDLAFPALHGQNGEDGTIQGLFEMFNIPYVGCDVTSSAIAMDKALTKQFYLGNKIETAAFIAFTSYDWDKQGKEIMKQITNKLDFPIFVKPARLGSSIGITKVNNNEELMEAINVALHYDDKVVVEEGIKNLADLTCAVLGGNDPKASLIQESLFDADFFNYEEKYLNDGGSQLGKAKHNLVIPAQIDSEDAKKIEELSIKIYKLLGCWGTARIDYLYDRANRKIYANEINPLPGTLYHHLWKASGIDFSELLKELIDLALERHQEKGKLLSTFNSSILKKLNLANKLQLNKSKE
- the murF gene encoding UDP-N-acetylmuramoyl-tripeptide--D-alanyl-D-alanine ligase, yielding MFLGKYYLLAIYFLQLENYDLRRFVKAFYSRGRSLTAKRQPIIWTRKLKMITVIASVIYFGFILIFLASILRPMTVANVVAKIILGVVLCELLSLICPFVFCLAVFVFWPFDHAIKSRIVGKAKLKLTEAPRLKIIGITGSYGKTTFKEALKTVLEEKYRVLATPENKNTPIGLSRLILDDLGPAFEILIAEMGAYRVGDIKTLCQIAKPDIAVLTGINESHLERFGSIKNTILGKFEIVTNAKLTAPVFLNADNDYILDNYKKFVGEREVNFYSESKFSRTPYAIKNKIYLPDAKGLEFDLTKTEGEDLIGHFKTALIGDYILGTLMGVIEIALKLGLSVAEIQRGFNRLQPIPHRLEPILTAQNVLIIDDSYNGNPAGAREAIKLLKRFSDRRKIYLTPGLVEMGKASEKIHHELGENLAPVADKVILIKNSVSEYIRAGLLNKGFSEDNLTIYPSTDSAHADIKNILKPGDVIIFQNDWTDNYQ